From the Leptospira biflexa serovar Patoc strain 'Patoc 1 (Paris)' genome, one window contains:
- a CDS encoding ATP-binding protein, whose translation MTKQIEKVFTPRSSEVNSSMYIRREEIENAFNEAFESGKHIIVHGESGSGKSWLYKNYFLKNDIVYEPANLANASRFGSISNELKNSLDRLEKAKVIEYTETKEAEGSLSFWGWVTSKVKLSHNKKYTLTSKEPYEAILQYIHKQSKKKIGILVLDNLESILNSEKLMEELSNIIILLDDQRYSQYNVKLLLVGTPSNIREYFKLQQSKATINNRLIEVPELPRFSYIEVNSLIQKGFIDLLNYSFNEFTDVAKHIHFVTDGIPDKVHDYCLILAKSTPDKVINTQSLDIADKKWLSQHLSDAYQTIVSLMNSRNTEVGRRNQVLYSLGKVENSEFNYIDVEEIVRSQFPDNTRDIQLAINQILNELSSGNNNILKKSQKKDAYFFTDPIYKMAIRAVLKKKEDETVERIYFEDVR comes from the coding sequence ATGACAAAACAGATAGAAAAAGTATTCACTCCTCGTTCATCGGAAGTAAATTCATCGATGTATATAAGAAGAGAAGAGATTGAAAATGCTTTTAATGAAGCCTTTGAATCAGGAAAACATATTATTGTACATGGCGAGAGCGGAAGCGGTAAATCCTGGCTTTATAAAAACTATTTTCTAAAAAATGATATAGTTTATGAGCCAGCCAACCTGGCTAATGCCTCGCGATTTGGCAGCATTTCAAATGAATTAAAAAATAGTTTAGATAGATTAGAAAAGGCAAAAGTAATTGAATATACTGAAACAAAAGAAGCAGAGGGAAGCCTTTCATTTTGGGGATGGGTAACGTCAAAAGTAAAATTATCTCATAATAAAAAATATACACTTACCTCCAAAGAGCCATATGAAGCAATATTGCAATACATTCACAAACAATCAAAAAAGAAGATTGGTATACTTGTACTAGATAATCTAGAGTCAATCTTAAATTCTGAAAAATTAATGGAAGAATTATCAAATATAATTATACTTCTAGATGATCAAAGATATTCTCAATACAATGTAAAACTTCTACTAGTAGGCACTCCGTCAAATATCAGAGAATATTTTAAACTTCAACAATCTAAAGCAACAATTAATAATAGACTGATAGAAGTACCAGAACTGCCTAGATTCTCCTATATTGAGGTTAATAGTTTGATTCAAAAAGGATTTATCGATTTACTAAATTATTCATTCAACGAATTTACAGATGTTGCTAAACATATTCATTTTGTCACAGATGGTATTCCCGATAAGGTACACGACTATTGTCTAATACTTGCAAAATCGACACCCGATAAAGTAATCAATACTCAAAGTTTAGACATAGCTGATAAAAAATGGCTTTCTCAACATTTATCCGATGCATATCAGACGATAGTTTCATTAATGAATTCAAGAAACACAGAAGTGGGTAGAAGAAATCAAGTATTGTATTCCTTAGGAAAGGTTGAAAATTCTGAATTCAACTACATCGACGTGGAGGAGATAGTTCGAAGTCAATTTCCTGATAATACTCGAGATATTCAACTTGCTATAAATCAGATTCTAAACGAACTTTCTTCGGGAAATAACAATATCCTGAAAAAATCTCAGAAAAAAGATGCCTACTTTTTCACTGATCCAATTTATAAAATGGCAATACGCGCAGTCTTAAAGAAAAAAGAAGATGAAACGGTAGAGAGAATCTATTTTGAGGATGTCAGATAA
- a CDS encoding DUF3800 domain-containing protein, whose protein sequence is MILIYTDETGINYKIENSQFIDGPYIIYGGLCLNDVKYFHLERLYLNLIFEHFDIADWKTQEIHATDLWSRKGYFEKFQKEQISTFFEEVFQLITKLNINVLIGYQYKTNTDDKLLKEKEIAKSITSFFHLAESYLSKNNETGIIVSDIQNNSKTQEDSIFTTIFKEKTSWRSNPSETRNPFITTKYAYESRACFLLDNIHYVNSKESIFNQVVDIVLFVIRRVFIYQDLRITNKKEADMKKVPVDRGTFQLFLQSVLHLAGYSERQNDIIFTTIPYISDWNDITSIIDDNFYISGIRTSNI, encoded by the coding sequence ATGATACTAATATATACAGATGAAACTGGAATTAATTATAAGATAGAAAATAGTCAATTTATTGACGGTCCATATATTATTTATGGAGGGTTATGTTTAAATGATGTTAAATATTTTCATCTAGAGCGACTTTATTTAAATCTTATATTTGAGCATTTTGACATTGCTGACTGGAAAACACAAGAAATCCACGCAACAGACCTTTGGTCTAGAAAAGGATATTTTGAGAAATTTCAAAAAGAACAAATATCAACTTTCTTCGAAGAAGTTTTCCAATTAATTACAAAATTAAATATAAATGTCTTAATTGGTTATCAGTATAAAACGAATACAGACGATAAACTTCTAAAGGAAAAAGAAATAGCAAAATCCATAACTTCATTTTTCCATTTAGCTGAATCTTATTTATCGAAAAATAATGAAACTGGAATTATTGTTTCTGATATTCAAAATAATAGTAAGACTCAGGAAGATAGCATTTTTACGACTATCTTTAAAGAAAAAACAAGCTGGCGCTCTAACCCTTCAGAAACCAGAAATCCATTTATTACAACTAAATATGCATATGAGTCCCGAGCTTGTTTTTTACTCGATAATATACATTATGTAAATAGTAAAGAATCAATTTTTAATCAAGTCGTTGATATTGTTTTATTTGTAATTAGGCGTGTTTTCATTTACCAGGATCTACGAATTACTAATAAAAAAGAGGCAGATATGAAGAAAGTTCCAGTCGATCGAGGAACTTTTCAGCTTTTTTTACAATCAGTCCTTCATTTAGCAGGTTATTCTGAAAGGCAAAATGATATCATTTTTACGACTATTCCTTACATTTCAGATTGGAATGATATAACCTCTATCATTGATGATAATTTTTATATTTCCGGGATTAGAACATCAAATATTTAG
- a CDS encoding DUF559 domain-containing protein — protein MKEWGFLRETSELAKESGIDKDTGLHRTGLEEYLKVIFPETHDWIHDKTLGEIDGIKYRSRPDYRSESLKIIIEFDGLQHYTKPDIIEKDFKNTNLYSSLGYKVVRIPYFIQLSNKAVKTLFEINVEKPLFDEKIPSLGVKGLNTPAYLCPAGLKRMADEFKKFPEQYMTNIEFLRKQNDPFRTGVHFLEREYNLTIV, from the coding sequence ATGAAAGAGTGGGGATTCCTAAGAGAAACATCAGAATTAGCTAAAGAATCAGGAATTGATAAAGACACCGGTTTACACCGAACTGGTCTTGAAGAATATCTTAAAGTTATTTTTCCTGAAACTCATGACTGGATACATGATAAAACGCTCGGAGAAATCGACGGAATCAAATATAGAAGCAGGCCAGACTATAGAAGCGAATCTTTAAAAATTATTATTGAATTTGATGGACTTCAGCATTATACAAAACCAGATATCATCGAAAAAGATTTTAAAAATACTAATTTATATTCAAGTCTTGGTTATAAAGTAGTGCGGATACCTTACTTTATTCAGCTATCTAATAAAGCTGTAAAAACATTATTTGAAATTAACGTAGAAAAACCTCTGTTTGATGAAAAAATTCCTTCTTTAGGTGTAAAAGGATTGAACACTCCTGCTTACCTTTGTCCCGCTGGATTAAAAAGAATGGCAGATGAGTTCAAAAAATTTCCAGAACAATACATGACAAACATTGAATTTCTTAGGAAGCAAAATGATCCTTTTCGAACAGGCGTACATTTTTTAGAGAGAGAGTATAATCTGACCATTGTTTAG
- a CDS encoding HNH endonuclease produces the protein MENEIRKRDIFCVYCNVMMDEKIRKGHSRKNAATWEHIINDATIINFDNIARCCSACNSSKGTKKLADWINSEYCKKNNINVNTVAPIIKKALGILN, from the coding sequence TTGGAAAACGAAATTAGAAAAAGAGATATATTTTGCGTTTATTGCAATGTCATGATGGATGAGAAAATTCGAAAAGGCCATTCTCGCAAAAATGCTGCCACGTGGGAACACATAATCAATGATGCTACAATAATTAATTTTGACAACATTGCAAGATGCTGTTCAGCTTGCAATTCAAGCAAAGGAACTAAAAAATTAGCCGACTGGATTAACTCAGAATATTGTAAAAAAAATAATATAAATGTAAATACTGTCGCACCAATAATTAAAAAAGCTTTGGGAATATTAAATTAA